The Streptomyces collinus DNA segment GTCGATCTCGGTGCCGATGCGGTCGAGGTCCTCGGACTCGATCGCGTCCAGTGTGCGGCCCCACAGCTCCAGGACCTGCTCGACGGTGCCGGTGCGGATGCCCCGGCGCTCGCAGAAGTCCAGGGCCTTCTCGTAGTACTCGCGCTGTACCTCCAGGGCCGAGGCCTCGCGTCCGCTGGCCAGGCGCACCTTGCGCCGGCCGGTGATGTCGTGGCTGACCTCGCGGATCGCCCGGATCGGGTTCTCCAGGGTGAGGTCCCGCATCACCGTGCCCGCCTCGATCATGCGCAGCACCAGGTCGGTGGCGCCGACCTTGAGCAGCATGGTCGTCTCGGACATGTTGGAGTCGCCCACGATGACGTGCAGGCGGCGGTAGCGCTCGGCGTCGGCGTGTGGTTCATCACGCGTGTTGATGATGGGCCGGGAGCGGGTCGTCGCCGAGGAGACGCCCTCCCAGATGTGCTCGGCCCGCTGGCTCACGCAGTACACGGCGCCGCGCGGCGTCTGCAGCACCTTGCCGGCACCGCACAGCAGCTGCCGTGTGACCAGGAACGGGATGAGAATGTCCGCGAGCCGGGAGAACTCCCCGTGCCGGGCGACCAGATAGTTCTCGTGGCAGCCGTAGGAGTTGCCCGCCGAGTCGGTGTTGTTCTTGAAGAGGTAGACGTCGCCCGCGATTCCCTCCTCGTGCAGGCGTCGTTCGGCGTCCACCAGGAGTCCTTCGAGAATGCGCTCGCCTGCTTTGTCGTGGGTGACCAGTTCGGTCACGTTGTCGCATTCCGGTGTCGCGTATTCCGGATGCGATCCCACGTCGAGATAGAGGCGGGCGCCGTTTCGCAGAAAGACATTGCTGCTGCGGCCCCATGACACGACACGGCGGAAGAGGTACCGCGCCACCTCGTCAGGAGACAGGCGGCGCTGTCCCCTGAACGTGCACGTGACGCCGTACTCGTTCTCCAGCCCGAAAATGCGGCGGTCCATGAGGGAACATTACGCCCGATCCCCTGAACTGAAACGGGGTTCGGGGGCACGGTTTGGATCATTTTCCGAACC contains these protein-coding regions:
- the pafA gene encoding Pup--protein ligase, with amino-acid sequence MDRRIFGLENEYGVTCTFRGQRRLSPDEVARYLFRRVVSWGRSSNVFLRNGARLYLDVGSHPEYATPECDNVTELVTHDKAGERILEGLLVDAERRLHEEGIAGDVYLFKNNTDSAGNSYGCHENYLVARHGEFSRLADILIPFLVTRQLLCGAGKVLQTPRGAVYCVSQRAEHIWEGVSSATTRSRPIINTRDEPHADAERYRRLHVIVGDSNMSETTMLLKVGATDLVLRMIEAGTVMRDLTLENPIRAIREVSHDITGRRKVRLASGREASALEVQREYYEKALDFCERRGIRTGTVEQVLELWGRTLDAIESEDLDRIGTEIDWVMKYQLIERYRAKHNMTMSHPRVAQIDLAYHDIHRRRGLYYLLEKKGQAARICNDLKIFEGKSVPPQTTRARLRGDFIRRAQEQRRDFTVDWVHLKLNDQAQRTVLCKDPFRSVDDRVEKLIAGM